In one Nocardioides sp. NBC_00368 genomic region, the following are encoded:
- a CDS encoding ABC-F family ATP-binding cassette domain-containing protein encodes MGHVDVAGVRFQLPDGRVLLDDVSFRVGEGAKVALVGANGAGKTTLLRIVTGELTPTAGSVVRSGGLGVMRQMVGKGSSTVGELLLSVAPARVREAAAAVEVCELELMSSEDERLQMRYATALAEYADAGGYDLEVVWDVCTMAGLGVPYDRARYRSLDTLSGGEQKRLVLEYLLRGPDQVLLLDEPDNFLDVPGKMWLEERIRESPKTILYVSHDRELLANTATRVVTVELGSAGNLVWTHPGGFASYHEARTARFERFEELRKRWDEEHAKLRAQMLMYKQKAAYNSDMSSRYQAAKTRLEKFEEAGPPTEQPREQQVVMRLRGGRTGKRAVVCESLELTGLMRPFDLEVWYGERVAVLGSNGSGKSHFLRLLAGGGSMPDKEHEPVGEVVIEPVRHRGVARLGARVRPGWFVQTHAHPELVGRTLLDILHRGDVTPDGRGRAGMGREAASRVLDRYELAHAAEQTFDSLSGGQQARFQILLLELSGATLLLLDEPTDNLDVQSAEALETGLESFEGTVIAVTHDRWFARGFDRFLVYGANGDVYESPEPVWDETRVERSR; translated from the coding sequence GTGGGACATGTGGACGTTGCTGGAGTGCGGTTCCAGCTGCCTGACGGGCGGGTGCTGCTCGACGACGTCTCCTTCCGGGTGGGAGAGGGGGCGAAGGTCGCGCTGGTGGGCGCCAACGGCGCCGGGAAGACGACGCTGCTGCGGATCGTCACCGGGGAGCTGACCCCGACGGCGGGATCCGTCGTCCGCTCGGGCGGCCTCGGGGTGATGCGGCAGATGGTCGGAAAGGGGTCCTCGACCGTCGGCGAGCTGCTGCTCTCGGTGGCGCCCGCGCGCGTGCGCGAGGCCGCCGCGGCCGTGGAGGTGTGCGAGCTGGAGCTGATGTCGTCCGAGGACGAGCGACTGCAGATGCGCTACGCGACCGCGCTGGCCGAGTACGCCGACGCCGGCGGCTACGACCTCGAGGTCGTCTGGGACGTGTGCACGATGGCCGGGCTCGGGGTGCCCTACGACCGCGCCCGCTACCGCTCGCTGGACACCTTGTCGGGCGGCGAGCAGAAGCGCCTCGTCCTGGAGTATCTGCTCCGCGGTCCCGATCAGGTCCTCCTGCTCGACGAGCCCGACAACTTCCTCGACGTGCCCGGGAAGATGTGGCTCGAGGAGCGCATCCGCGAGTCCCCGAAGACGATCCTCTACGTCAGCCACGACCGCGAGCTGCTGGCGAACACCGCCACCCGCGTGGTGACGGTCGAGCTCGGCTCCGCCGGCAACCTGGTCTGGACCCACCCCGGCGGCTTCGCGAGCTACCACGAGGCACGGACGGCGCGGTTCGAGCGGTTCGAGGAGCTGCGCAAGCGGTGGGACGAGGAGCATGCCAAGCTGCGGGCGCAGATGTTGATGTACAAGCAGAAGGCGGCCTACAACTCCGACATGTCCTCGCGCTACCAAGCCGCGAAGACACGGCTGGAGAAGTTCGAGGAGGCCGGCCCACCGACCGAGCAGCCGCGCGAGCAGCAGGTCGTGATGCGGCTGCGTGGCGGCCGGACGGGCAAGCGTGCGGTCGTGTGCGAGTCGCTCGAGCTGACCGGGCTGATGCGCCCGTTCGACCTGGAGGTCTGGTACGGCGAGCGCGTCGCCGTGCTGGGCTCCAACGGCTCCGGCAAGTCCCACTTCCTGCGCCTCCTGGCCGGTGGTGGCTCGATGCCCGACAAGGAGCACGAGCCGGTGGGCGAGGTCGTGATCGAGCCCGTACGCCACCGCGGGGTCGCCCGGCTGGGAGCCCGCGTGCGGCCGGGCTGGTTCGTGCAGACCCATGCCCATCCGGAGCTGGTGGGACGTACGCTGCTGGACATCCTGCACCGCGGCGACGTCACCCCTGACGGGCGGGGACGCGCGGGGATGGGCAGGGAGGCCGCCTCCCGGGTGCTCGACCGCTACGAGCTGGCGCACGCCGCGGAGCAGACCTTCGACTCGCTCTCGGGCGGGCAGCAGGCGCGCTTCCAGATCCTTCTGCTCGAGCTCTCGGGGGCCACGTTGCTGCTCCTCGACGAGCCGACCGACAACCTCGACGTCCAGTCCGCCGAGGCGCTCGAGACCGGCCTGGAGTCGTTCGAGGGCACCGTCATCGCGGTCACCCATGACCGCTGGTTCGCCCGCGGCTTCGACCGCTTCCTGGTCTATGGCGCCAACGGCGACGTCTACGAGTCCCCGGAACCGGTCTGGGACGAGACGAGAGTGGAGAGGTCACGATGA
- a CDS encoding alpha/beta hydrolase, which yields MPPLDSQIADLLTLFAKGQPLESYDPPTARALYRALAEGVPLPPVASVEASVIPGPAGDLDVRIYRPTTQGPLPTIVMFHGGGWVVGDLDTHEDQARNLSTICDAVVVAVDYRLAPEHPFPAAYDDALAAARWVSDNTATLGGDGRVAVAGDSAGGNLSAAVAQAFRAEGRELAGQLLIYPATDMTSGYPSYAENGHGYFLELPTMKWFSDNYVADADRADPRLSPIKGSLEGLAPAVVVTAEFDPLRDEGIAYAKALESSGVPTTYHHCDGLIHGFFAMGHHSQAAQLAIEETCGLFRTVLHG from the coding sequence ATGCCTCCGCTCGACAGCCAGATCGCTGACCTGCTCACCCTCTTCGCGAAGGGCCAGCCCCTGGAGTCCTACGACCCGCCGACGGCACGAGCGCTCTACCGCGCGTTGGCCGAGGGCGTGCCACTTCCACCCGTCGCCTCGGTGGAGGCCTCCGTGATCCCAGGGCCGGCGGGCGACCTGGACGTACGCATCTACCGACCCACCACCCAGGGCCCGCTGCCGACGATCGTGATGTTCCACGGCGGCGGTTGGGTGGTCGGCGACCTCGACACCCATGAGGACCAGGCCCGCAACCTCTCCACGATCTGCGACGCCGTGGTCGTCGCGGTCGACTACCGGCTCGCTCCCGAGCACCCCTTCCCCGCCGCCTACGACGACGCCCTGGCCGCGGCCCGCTGGGTCAGCGACAACACCGCGACCCTCGGTGGTGACGGCCGAGTCGCGGTCGCCGGCGACAGCGCCGGCGGCAACCTGTCGGCCGCCGTGGCCCAGGCCTTCCGCGCCGAGGGGCGCGAGCTCGCCGGCCAGCTGCTGATCTACCCGGCGACCGACATGACCAGCGGCTACCCCTCCTACGCGGAGAACGGCCACGGCTACTTCCTCGAGCTACCGACGATGAAGTGGTTCTCCGACAACTACGTGGCCGACGCCGACCGCGCCGACCCGCGGCTGAGCCCGATCAAGGGTTCCTTGGAGGGGCTGGCGCCGGCGGTCGTGGTGACCGCGGAGTTCGATCCGCTGCGTGACGAGGGCATCGCGTACGCCAAGGCGCTGGAGAGCTCGGGGGTCCCGACGACCTACCACCACTGCGACGGCCTCATCCACGGATTCTTCGCGATGGGCCACCACTCGCAGGCGGCGCAGCTCGCGATCGAGGAGACCTGTGGGCTGTTCAGGACGGTGCTCCACGGGTGA
- a CDS encoding MarR family winged helix-turn-helix transcriptional regulator, translated as MPEMRASETPGDDITEDRADRHVARWRDHWLDIDFDDEVEAITVRIGSISKFFSDARRAAAREVGLADFEYVTLHMLMIRDTPGHASPTALAKDLDISPAGMTGRLDSMEKAGWVRRTASVEDRRKISVEATKAGIEIWRRAMDLRGEAENRLLEALSPERRTELAALLKQVTLQIEAE; from the coding sequence ATGCCCGAGATGCGAGCCTCCGAGACGCCCGGCGACGACATCACCGAGGACCGGGCCGACCGCCACGTGGCGCGGTGGCGCGACCACTGGCTCGACATCGACTTCGACGACGAGGTCGAGGCGATCACGGTGCGGATCGGGTCCATCTCCAAGTTCTTCAGCGACGCGCGCCGAGCGGCGGCACGCGAGGTCGGGCTGGCCGACTTCGAATACGTGACCCTCCACATGCTGATGATCCGCGACACCCCCGGCCACGCCTCGCCCACAGCCCTCGCGAAGGACCTCGACATCAGTCCGGCCGGGATGACGGGACGGCTCGACAGCATGGAGAAGGCCGGGTGGGTGCGGCGTACGGCATCGGTGGAGGACCGCCGCAAGATCAGCGTCGAGGCGACCAAGGCCGGCATCGAGATCTGGCGGCGGGCGATGGACCTGCGCGGCGAGGCCGAGAACAGACTGCTGGAGGCGCTCAGCCCGGAGCGGCGTACGGAGCTGGCGGCACTGCTCAAGCAGGTGACACTGCAGATCGAGGCCGAGTAG
- a CDS encoding class I SAM-dependent methyltransferase yields the protein MTGTDDEHYFSADPSVPFERIPVSATVWDMDLSLVSGSGVFAKGRLDVGTAVLFRETDPPEGGRILDMGCGYGIIGLACALAAPSAQVTGIDVNERAVLLANENAAKLGLGDRYRAAVPAEIDPGTTYDEIWSNPPIRIGKQALHELLLTWLPRLAPDGRAVMVVGKNLGGDSLQRWLGEQGFPTERIGSAKGFRVLETRRA from the coding sequence TTGACCGGGACTGACGACGAGCACTACTTCTCCGCCGACCCGTCGGTGCCGTTCGAGCGGATCCCGGTCTCGGCGACCGTCTGGGACATGGACCTGTCGCTGGTCTCGGGATCCGGGGTCTTCGCCAAGGGGCGTCTCGACGTCGGCACCGCGGTGCTGTTCCGGGAGACCGACCCGCCCGAGGGCGGCCGCATCCTCGACATGGGCTGCGGCTACGGGATCATCGGCCTCGCCTGCGCGCTGGCCGCACCCTCCGCCCAGGTCACCGGCATCGACGTCAACGAGCGCGCCGTCCTGCTCGCGAACGAGAACGCCGCGAAGCTCGGACTCGGTGACCGGTATCGCGCCGCGGTCCCGGCCGAGATCGACCCGGGGACGACGTACGACGAGATCTGGAGCAACCCGCCGATCCGGATCGGCAAGCAGGCCCTCCACGAGCTGCTCCTGACCTGGCTGCCCCGCCTCGCGCCCGACGGGCGCGCGGTCATGGTCGTCGGCAAGAACCTCGGCGGCGACTCCCTCCAGCGCTGGCTCGGCGAGCAGGGGTTCCCGACCGAACGGATCGGCAGCGCGAAGGGCTTCCGCGTCCTGGAGACCCGCCGCGCCTGA
- a CDS encoding cytochrome P450: MPIAAQVPSSLRAMARPLTERVRKLALQFAMRGKESPIPDITTLRKIPEHLTFPLRRDGVDPVPLLAESRAQAPVTKLGSVLGLDIVLVTGHAESKHVLADKDAYSNDMRHLLGTRKRTDAEGIGGLGMTDPPDHTKLRGLLTPEFTMRRLGRLNEMIDRIVTDALDGMEANGPEVDLVQHFGFEIPFRVICELLGMPEDVRDEFHKLGMARFDLSEGGAGAFGAATETRTFLIEQVRQQRANPGDGMIGEIIRTKGSEYDDVELGGLADGVFLGGYETSASMLSMGAYVLMQNPEAYEILRSGERAEVDKVVEELLRYLCPVQLAFPRFAREDHDLFGLPVKKGAVVLVSLTGANRDPAVVPKPEQFDLRNAQTMHFAFGHGMHRCVGAELARMELRAALTGLARRFPDLAMATDDPGDLGWRDLSVVYSLDRLPVRLAKDPVPA; the protein is encoded by the coding sequence ATGCCGATTGCTGCCCAGGTGCCTTCCTCTCTACGGGCGATGGCGCGACCGCTGACCGAGCGCGTCCGCAAGCTTGCCCTGCAGTTCGCGATGCGGGGCAAGGAGTCGCCGATCCCCGACATCACCACGCTGCGCAAGATCCCCGAGCACCTGACCTTCCCGCTGCGCCGTGACGGCGTCGACCCGGTGCCGCTGCTCGCCGAGAGCCGAGCGCAGGCACCGGTCACCAAGCTCGGCTCGGTGCTCGGCCTCGACATCGTCCTGGTCACCGGACACGCCGAGTCAAAGCACGTCCTGGCCGACAAGGACGCCTACTCCAACGACATGCGCCACCTGCTCGGCACCCGCAAGCGCACCGACGCCGAGGGCATCGGCGGTCTCGGCATGACCGACCCGCCCGACCACACCAAGCTCCGCGGCCTGCTGACCCCGGAGTTCACCATGCGCCGCCTGGGTCGTCTCAACGAGATGATCGACCGGATCGTGACCGACGCCCTCGACGGCATGGAGGCCAACGGCCCCGAGGTCGACCTCGTCCAGCACTTCGGCTTCGAGATCCCGTTCCGGGTGATCTGCGAGCTGCTCGGCATGCCCGAGGACGTACGCGACGAGTTCCACAAGCTCGGGATGGCCCGTTTCGACCTCTCCGAGGGCGGTGCCGGCGCCTTCGGGGCCGCCACCGAGACGAGGACGTTCCTGATCGAGCAGGTCCGTCAGCAGCGCGCCAACCCGGGCGACGGCATGATCGGCGAGATCATCCGCACCAAGGGGTCGGAGTACGACGACGTCGAGCTCGGCGGCCTCGCCGACGGTGTCTTCCTCGGCGGCTACGAGACCTCCGCCTCGATGCTCTCCATGGGCGCCTACGTGCTGATGCAGAACCCCGAGGCGTACGAGATCCTGCGCTCGGGCGAGCGGGCCGAGGTCGACAAGGTGGTCGAGGAGCTGCTCCGCTACCTGTGCCCGGTGCAGCTCGCGTTCCCGCGGTTCGCGCGCGAGGACCACGACCTGTTCGGCCTGCCGGTCAAGAAGGGCGCCGTCGTCCTGGTCAGCCTCACCGGTGCCAACCGCGACCCCGCGGTGGTGCCGAAGCCGGAGCAGTTCGACCTCCGCAACGCGCAGACCATGCACTTCGCCTTCGGCCACGGCATGCACCGCTGCGTCGGCGCCGAGCTGGCCCGGATGGAGCTCCGCGCCGCCCTCACCGGCCTCGCCCGCCGCTTCCCCGACCTGGCCATGGCCACCGACGATCCCGGCGATCTCGGCTGGCGCGACCTCTCGGTCGTCTACAGCCTCGACCGGCTCCCGGTCCGGCTGGCCAAGGACCCGGTCCCGGCCTGA
- a CDS encoding citrate synthase: MTESLTVRDNRTGVEYDIPITDGTIRAADLGKIKAADPASNEEGPGLAVYDPGFVNTASCRSSVTYIDGDKGILEYRGYPIEQLAENSNFLEVSYLLVHGALPTKEEYDAWVHEITYHTFVHENIKEFMQGFRYDAHPMGMLMASVGAMSTFYPDAANISDPDNRRLQIIRLIAKMPTLGAWAFRHAQGKPYVYPDNDLSYTGNFLSMLFKMSESKYAPDERIEKALDTLFILHADHEQNASANAVRSVGSTQVDPYSSVAAGVGALFGPLHGGANEAVLRMLRRIGKVENIPAFIEGVKAGNERLMGFGHRVYKNYDPRAKLIKQQAYNVFEVTGTNPLLDIAQELEKIALEDEYFVSRKLYPNVDFYSGLIYEALEFPPEMFTVLFAIGRTPGWLSQWLELVQDKEQKIARPKQIYTGERGLTFVPRDVRWS; this comes from the coding sequence GTGACCGAATCTCTAACAGTGCGTGACAACCGCACCGGGGTGGAGTACGACATCCCGATCACCGACGGCACCATCCGCGCCGCCGACCTGGGGAAGATCAAGGCCGCGGACCCGGCTAGCAACGAAGAGGGGCCCGGCCTGGCGGTCTACGACCCCGGTTTCGTCAACACCGCTTCATGCCGATCTTCCGTCACCTATATCGACGGTGACAAGGGGATCCTCGAATATCGCGGATATCCGATCGAGCAGCTCGCGGAGAACTCCAACTTCCTCGAGGTCTCCTATCTCCTGGTCCACGGCGCGCTGCCGACCAAGGAGGAGTACGACGCGTGGGTGCACGAGATCACCTACCACACGTTCGTGCACGAGAACATCAAGGAGTTCATGCAGGGCTTCCGCTATGACGCCCACCCGATGGGCATGCTCATGGCGTCGGTCGGTGCGATGTCGACGTTCTACCCGGACGCCGCCAACATCTCCGACCCCGACAACCGTCGCCTGCAGATCATCCGGCTGATCGCCAAGATGCCGACCCTCGGCGCCTGGGCGTTCCGGCACGCGCAGGGCAAGCCCTACGTCTACCCGGACAACGACCTGTCCTACACCGGCAACTTCCTCTCCATGCTCTTCAAGATGAGCGAGTCGAAGTACGCGCCGGACGAGCGCATCGAGAAGGCGCTCGACACCCTCTTCATCCTGCACGCCGACCACGAGCAGAACGCCTCGGCCAACGCCGTTCGTAGCGTCGGCTCGACCCAGGTCGACCCCTACTCCTCGGTGGCCGCCGGCGTCGGCGCCCTCTTCGGCCCGCTCCACGGCGGCGCCAATGAGGCTGTGCTCCGGATGCTGCGCCGCATCGGCAAGGTCGAGAACATCCCCGCCTTCATCGAGGGCGTCAAGGCCGGCAACGAGCGGCTGATGGGCTTCGGCCACCGGGTCTACAAGAACTACGACCCGCGGGCGAAGCTGATCAAGCAGCAGGCCTACAACGTGTTCGAGGTGACCGGCACCAACCCGCTCCTCGACATCGCCCAGGAGCTGGAGAAGATCGCGCTGGAGGACGAATACTTCGTCTCCCGCAAGCTCTACCCCAACGTCGACTTCTACTCCGGCCTCATCTACGAGGCCCTGGAGTTCCCGCCGGAGATGTTCACCGTGCTGTTCGCCATCGGGCGCACCCCGGGCTGGCTCTCCCAGTGGCTGGAGCTCGTCCAGGACAAGGAGCAGAAGATCGCCCGTCCGAAGCAGATCTACACCGGCGAGCGCGGGCTCACCTTCGTGCCCCGCGACGTTCGCTGGTCGTGA
- a CDS encoding MFS transporter yields the protein MTATTPPPTARRSPLRHRNFRRLVTGTASSSLGNAITPVALAFAVLDLGGTATQLGLVEAVFAACQVLTTLAGGVLGDRVSRKVMMEGTAAISAVVVGSLAATVILGVATIPSIAVMGGLAGIVAALNQPSAMAMTKVVVPDEDLGAAVSLRSLLQTTASTVGYALGGVLVAAVGSGWAITIDALTFAIAAIAYSGMRVPHDREPRKASMLADLGEGFREVMRHSWLWFLILQALLYHLFWSGAHSVLGPIVVGEGIGRASWGFALAALMAGFFVGGLVCLRFRPRRLLSVGVVFLAMTGLFPISMALSDTLWPILIGAFLHGFGLQIFDVFWQIAIQQEIPEDKLSRVYAFDIVGSFVARPVGLALVGPVAVAVGFDTWLLVVAAVISGSALLSMSFAGVRRLERAPDQSLV from the coding sequence ATGACCGCCACGACCCCGCCGCCCACCGCGCGTCGATCGCCGCTGAGGCACCGCAACTTCCGCCGCCTCGTGACCGGCACGGCGTCCTCGTCGCTGGGCAACGCGATCACCCCGGTCGCGCTGGCGTTCGCGGTGCTCGACCTGGGTGGCACCGCGACCCAGCTCGGCCTGGTCGAGGCCGTGTTCGCGGCCTGCCAGGTGCTGACCACGCTGGCCGGGGGAGTGCTCGGCGACCGGGTCTCACGCAAGGTGATGATGGAGGGCACGGCGGCGATCAGTGCCGTCGTCGTCGGGTCGCTGGCGGCGACGGTGATCCTCGGGGTCGCGACGATCCCGTCGATCGCGGTGATGGGTGGCCTCGCCGGCATCGTCGCCGCGCTCAACCAGCCCTCGGCGATGGCGATGACCAAGGTGGTCGTGCCCGACGAGGACCTCGGCGCGGCCGTCTCGCTCCGGTCGCTGCTGCAGACCACCGCGTCGACCGTCGGCTACGCCCTCGGCGGTGTGCTCGTCGCGGCCGTCGGATCCGGGTGGGCGATCACGATCGACGCGCTCACCTTCGCCATCGCCGCGATCGCCTACTCCGGGATGCGGGTCCCGCACGACCGCGAGCCGCGCAAGGCCTCGATGCTCGCCGACCTGGGCGAGGGCTTCCGCGAGGTCATGCGGCACTCGTGGCTGTGGTTCCTGATCCTGCAGGCGCTGCTCTACCACCTGTTCTGGTCGGGGGCGCACAGCGTGCTCGGCCCGATCGTGGTCGGCGAGGGGATCGGCCGGGCCTCGTGGGGCTTCGCGCTCGCCGCGCTGATGGCTGGCTTCTTCGTCGGCGGCCTTGTCTGCCTGCGGTTCCGCCCGCGCCGGCTGCTCTCCGTGGGCGTGGTCTTCCTGGCGATGACCGGACTCTTCCCGATCTCGATGGCGCTCTCGGACACGCTCTGGCCGATCCTGATCGGTGCGTTCCTGCACGGGTTCGGGCTTCAGATCTTCGACGTCTTCTGGCAGATCGCGATCCAGCAGGAGATCCCCGAGGACAAGCTCTCCCGGGTCTACGCCTTCGACATCGTGGGCTCGTTCGTCGCCCGACCGGTGGGGCTCGCGCTCGTCGGCCCGGTCGCGGTCGCGGTCGGCTTCGACACCTGGCTGCTCGTGGTCGCCGCGGTGATCTCCGGCAGCGCCCTGCTCTCGATGTCCTTCGCGGGAGTGCGCCGCCTCGAGCGGGCGCCCGACCAGAGCCTCGTCTAG
- a CDS encoding HAD-IA family hydrolase — translation MTAPDTQTPSTTAVVDGVVWDFGNVLIRWDPLPAIAAGIGDADARAFLESYDFGSWNYAQDAGRTWAQALTVLENEAPEWIAAGAAYVDNFPLSLLGPVPGTHDLVRELAAAGFPQLGLTNWSAELYPHAPATYDVIGLLREVVVSGEVCLAKPDPAIYRLVAERAGIPLERLAFVDDSVANVAAAAALGMQAFQFTGAEQLRRDLLALGLPVTAL, via the coding sequence GTGACGGCTCCCGACACTCAGACCCCGTCCACCACGGCCGTGGTGGACGGGGTCGTCTGGGATTTCGGCAACGTGTTGATCCGCTGGGACCCGCTCCCGGCGATCGCCGCCGGGATCGGTGACGCCGATGCCCGCGCGTTCCTCGAGTCCTACGACTTCGGGTCGTGGAACTATGCCCAAGACGCCGGCCGCACCTGGGCCCAGGCCCTGACCGTGCTCGAGAACGAGGCTCCCGAGTGGATCGCGGCGGGGGCGGCGTACGTCGACAACTTCCCGCTCTCGCTCCTCGGCCCGGTCCCCGGCACTCATGACCTGGTCCGCGAGCTCGCAGCTGCCGGGTTCCCGCAGCTCGGGCTGACCAACTGGTCGGCCGAGCTCTATCCGCATGCTCCGGCGACGTACGACGTGATCGGGCTGCTTCGCGAGGTCGTCGTCTCCGGCGAGGTGTGCCTGGCGAAGCCCGATCCGGCGATCTACCGGCTCGTCGCCGAGCGTGCCGGGATCCCGCTGGAGCGGCTGGCGTTCGTCGACGACAGCGTCGCCAACGTGGCCGCCGCCGCGGCACTCGGCATGCAGGCGTTCCAGTTCACCGGGGCCGAGCAGCTCCGCAGGGACCTGCTCGCGCTCGGCCTCCCGGTGACGGCGCTCTAG
- a CDS encoding GNAT family N-acetyltransferase, which translates to MSELVIERVDPFDDEVFDAWHDVMTASWLEARGPDADLWAREEQRVELQQQTEKTDRRAYVGRVDGEAVAAGWLAMPLLDNLHRATLVVAVLPAHRRRGHGTTLLDHVEAEARAQGRTSLTGEVWWPWSLGSGGEGSPGRDFGVARGYAPALVEVRRLLRLPVPDDVLDRLAAQAAERHGAYTLRSWVGRVPDDIVESWAVLDASLETEAPTGDLDIEAPEPDVAKVRETEELVAAQKRTLYHSVALDADGKVVAYTVIGYSSLDGKSYQWGTLVEAAHRGHRLGLAVKVANLRLLQSERPEVPTLSTYNAEVNSHMIQVNEAMGFEPVEWLCSIQKQVS; encoded by the coding sequence ATGAGTGAGCTGGTGATCGAGCGGGTCGACCCGTTCGACGACGAGGTCTTCGACGCCTGGCACGACGTGATGACCGCGTCGTGGCTCGAAGCCCGCGGCCCCGACGCGGATCTGTGGGCACGCGAGGAGCAGCGCGTCGAGCTGCAGCAGCAGACCGAGAAGACCGATCGGCGGGCCTACGTCGGCCGCGTCGACGGCGAGGCGGTGGCCGCCGGCTGGCTCGCCATGCCGCTGCTCGACAACCTCCACCGCGCCACGCTCGTCGTGGCGGTGCTGCCGGCCCACCGTAGGCGCGGCCACGGCACCACGCTGCTGGACCATGTCGAGGCGGAGGCCCGCGCCCAGGGACGTACGTCGTTGACGGGTGAGGTCTGGTGGCCGTGGTCGCTCGGCTCCGGCGGTGAGGGCTCGCCGGGTCGCGACTTCGGCGTGGCCCGGGGCTATGCGCCCGCGCTGGTGGAGGTACGCCGCCTGCTGAGGCTGCCGGTGCCGGACGACGTCCTCGACCGGCTGGCGGCGCAGGCCGCCGAGCGGCACGGGGCCTACACGCTGCGGTCCTGGGTCGGCCGGGTGCCCGACGACATCGTCGAGAGCTGGGCGGTGCTCGACGCCAGCCTGGAGACCGAGGCGCCGACCGGTGACCTGGACATCGAGGCGCCCGAGCCCGACGTGGCGAAGGTGCGTGAGACCGAAGAGCTGGTCGCGGCCCAGAAGCGGACCCTCTACCACTCGGTGGCGCTGGACGCCGACGGCAAGGTGGTGGCCTACACGGTGATCGGCTACTCGAGCCTGGACGGAAAGAGCTACCAGTGGGGCACCCTGGTCGAGGCGGCTCACCGCGGCCACCGGCTCGGTCTGGCGGTGAAGGTCGCCAACCTCAGGTTGCTCCAGTCCGAGCGGCCGGAGGTGCCGACCCTGAGCACCTACAACGCCGAGGTCAACTCCCACATGATCCAGGTCAACGAGGCCATGGGCTTCGAGCCGGTCGAGTGGCTGTGCAGCATCCAGAAACAGGTGTCCTGA
- a CDS encoding S1C family serine protease, protein MPSVPGAPGTPPKKRAIGRTGLVAAVLAGALVAGGTAGVGGAAIYDALAGDGATGGANTPATSQVVDAKAPEGSIEKVSAKVLPSVVKIEVASQQGSGSGSGVVISSDGTILTNNHVVELAANGGTVTVDFNDGTKASAEVLGTDPLTDTAVIKAKGVSGLTPITIGKSANLTVGQSVVAIGSPFGLDSTVTTGIVSALNRPVNVGVDQNGAATVYPAVQTDAAINPGNSGGALVDLNGNLVGINASIRSGGGASSEDAGSIGIGFAIPIDEIRPIVEQLEKGEQATHAQFGISVSDAPAAQNGQNSVTGAQVQEVSSGSTAEKAGLQKGDVITKVDDHVITGSDSLVATVRSYRPDDKVEVTWSRNGEEQTAQVTLDSDAS, encoded by the coding sequence ATGCCGTCCGTGCCAGGTGCGCCCGGTACTCCTCCCAAGAAGCGCGCCATCGGCCGTACCGGTCTCGTCGCCGCGGTCCTCGCCGGAGCCCTGGTCGCCGGTGGCACCGCGGGCGTCGGTGGCGCGGCGATCTACGACGCCCTCGCCGGTGACGGCGCCACTGGCGGGGCGAACACCCCGGCCACCTCGCAGGTCGTCGACGCGAAGGCCCCCGAGGGCAGCATCGAGAAGGTCTCCGCCAAGGTGCTCCCCTCGGTGGTGAAGATCGAGGTCGCCTCCCAGCAGGGCTCCGGCTCGGGCTCCGGCGTCGTCATCTCCTCCGACGGCACGATCCTGACCAACAACCACGTGGTCGAGCTGGCCGCCAACGGGGGCACGGTGACCGTCGACTTCAACGACGGCACAAAGGCCTCCGCCGAGGTTCTCGGCACCGACCCGCTCACCGACACCGCCGTGATCAAGGCCAAGGGCGTCTCCGGCCTGACCCCGATCACGATCGGCAAGTCCGCCAACCTCACCGTCGGCCAGAGCGTCGTGGCGATCGGGTCCCCGTTCGGGCTCGACTCCACGGTGACCACCGGCATCGTGAGCGCGCTCAACCGCCCGGTCAACGTCGGCGTGGACCAGAACGGTGCGGCGACCGTCTACCCGGCGGTGCAGACCGACGCGGCGATCAACCCGGGCAACTCGGGTGGCGCGCTGGTCGACCTCAACGGCAACCTCGTCGGCATCAACGCCTCGATCCGCTCCGGCGGCGGCGCGAGCAGCGAGGACGCGGGCTCGATCGGCATCGGGTTCGCGATCCCGATCGACGAGATCCGCCCGATCGTCGAGCAGCTCGAGAAGGGCGAGCAGGCCACTCACGCCCAGTTCGGCATCTCGGTCTCGGACGCCCCCGCGGCCCAGAACGGCCAGAACTCGGTCACCGGGGCCCAGGTCCAGGAGGTCAGCTCGGGCAGCACCGCCGAGAAGGCAGGCCTCCAGAAGGGCGACGTCATCACCAAGGTCGACGACCACGTCATCACCGGATCGGACTCCCTCGTGGCCACCGTCCGCTCCTACCGCCCCGACGACAAGGTCGAGGTCACCTGGTCCCGCAACGGCGAGGAGCAGACCGCGCAGGTGACCCTGGACTCCGACGCCTCCTGA